The Metallosphaera hakonensis JCM 8857 = DSM 7519 genome includes the window CGCTTTCGTTCTGAATGGACAGAAGATATACATAAGTGGAGTACTCGAAGCGGAGAGATGGGGAGGTGGTCACTTAACGCTGGCCAAGACAGATCCAGGGGCAGGTCATAGGGGTATCTCCATGTTTTACGTTCCCACTTCTACTAAAGGAATTGAAGTCTCAAAAATCGAGAACATGGGGAGAATGGGGATTTCCACCGGGATAATGAGGTACGCAAACGTTGAGATTTCCCAGAACAACTTGGTCGGTCAATTAAATAAGGGGTTCTATTATGCCATGGATGGGTTTAATCACGCTAGAGTTCTGGTCGCCGGTGCGTGCATAGGAGCAGCCGAGGCGATCCTTGAGACAGGGATTGAATACATCAAGCAGAGAGAGGTGTTCTCAACGAAATTGAAAGACTACGAAGCGATAAGTTTCGAGGCAGCTGAGCTAAGAACACGTCTGGAGATGGCGAAGTTGCTCAACTATAAGGCAGCGTGGATGATGGATAGAAATCCCGATTCCCAGGAAACGGCAATGCTAGCTGCCATGAGTAAGCTTACTGCCCCCCAGGTAGCCTTTGACATCTCAAAGGCAGTAATGATGTGGATGGGAGCTTACGGGTACTCCAAGGACGCCCTTATTGAAATGGGATTCAGGGGGATAGTGTCGTATTTGGTCGGAGCCGAGGGTGCAATGAACGTTATGAAACTAATAATAGCTAAGAGATTGTTTCAGGACTAAGTTACCGTGTTTCTTATTTTCTTAAACTAATGGCCGCTAAATGACAGAGCAGTGGCTATTGCCACAACTTTTCCCTCCGAATTAAGGACCTTAATTCTATATAATGAAATCGTCTTGCCCAGGGATTCGGGCCACGCTTCAGCAATCAGTTTTTCCCCAAGTGGTACAGGTCGCCTATAGTGGACTTCAACGTTCAGGGCTACTGCCTTTCTCTCTTGATTGCTAATAACTTCAAAAGCGGAATCTATGAGGGCAAAGATCACAGCACCATGCACGGTACCGTGAATGTTCCCGTGATCCTCGGTCGTTAACATTGACATTCTCACATATCCCTTCCGTTCTTCCTCTTTCCTTATCCCTAATCTATCGGGGAAATTCATGGCTAACTCGAATAAGTCCCAAAATTAAATCTTACTTTTCTACTAAACGATGTAAAATACACATTTAAATAGGATTAAATCTATAATGATTAATAGATGGGAACTAATGGATGAACTTCTAGTTTCTACTGTTTCGGACTTCGCCAGGAGGGAGATAGCTAAGGTTGCGGAGAAAATAGACATGGAGGACTTTTACCCTAGGGAACTGATCTACAAGATGGGGGAACTGGGAATCCTAGATCCTCTGCACTTTGGAGCAAGTCTCCTCGACGCAATGCTTTGCCTTATTGAGATAGCCAGGATAAGCGGATCTGTTGCCCTCATACAGGACGTGCAGGGAGAGCTTGTTAACGCTCCATTAAGGAAATACGGGAAAGGTTTAGAGGAACTAACAGATGAGCTAGCCAAGGGGAGGATTATAGGCTCTTTTGCATTGAGCGAACCATGTTGTGGCTCTGATACTACCGCTCTTAAAACTACGGCAAAGAAAGTCAGAGACGAGTGGAGAATAAACGGAGAGAAGATGTGGATAACTCAGGGCCTTTACGCCAACGTTTTCCTTGTGGCGGCCAGGGACCCAGACAACAAGATTTCGGCCTTCTTGATAAGGGACTCTCAATGCGTTGAGAGAGAAAAGGTTGAAGTGGAAGGGAACAGGGGAACTGGGACAGCTAAACTCAGGTTCTCAGAATGCGAGGCTGAGCTCATAGGTAACTGGGAGGTGATAAAATACGCCTTAAACATAGGACGAATAGCAATCTCAGCACTTTCCTTGGGTTTGTCCATAGGTTCGATGGAGGAAGCCTTGATGTGGGCAAGGGAAAGGCAATCCTTTGGGAAGAAACTCATTGAACATCAGGGCATACAGTGGATGTTCTCCGACTCTATGGCTGAGATTTTATCTGTCAGAGCACTACTAGAGACCGCAGTTAATGCCTTCTCTAAGAACTGGAAGGAGTCGGAATACATCGTATCGTCACTGAAACTGTTATCCTCTAGAATTGCTAACCAGATCGTAGATAGAATGGTTCAGATCCTCGGCGGTATGGGGTACGCTAAATCAACGAGAGTGGAGAGAGCCCATAGAGACGTCAGGCTAACCAGAATAGGGGAAGGGACGGACGAAGTTCAGAGAATTATACTATCCCGACACCTAGAAAAAGTTCTTAATTCGCTTTAATCTTGTCTTAGATTCATTTAAATCTTTTTTACTGTATTTTTATAGTGTTCTAAAAGTTAGGAAAATTTATATAGTATTTAAAACATAATGATTGTAGTGAGATTGTGGAGAACGTGGGCATAGTAGGAATCGGTTGGTATGGCTTCTCCACCCACGTCCATGACCTATCTTTCAGGGAAATGATGTTTGAAGCTGCACAACGTGCTTTTTATGACGCTGGAGGGATGAATCCTAGGGAACAGGTGGATGCCTTCATCTCATGTCAGGAGGATTTCTGGGAGGGCATCGCAATTTCCGACGAATTCGCACCAGACCCCATAGGTGGGTCAATGAGACCTACCATGACAGTCGCGGGAGACGGAGTTCAAGGCTTGGCCCACGGCATCATGCTTGTGAACTCCGGTGTAGCTGACGTCGTAGTAGTCGAATCCCACGCGAAACCAAGCGATATTATGACTCTCCCCGAAGTGGTGGAACTGGCCATGGACCCACTGTACGTTAGGAGAGCTAAGATACCCAATTATCACTTCATTGCGGGTCTAGACGCCATGAATTTCATGCATAGAACCGGCGTAACCAGGGAGGACTTGGCTGAAGTGGTAATTAAAAACAGGTCTAACGGCCTAAAAACAGGAAGAGCCCCCTATGCATCTCTCATGACAAGGAATGATGTACTCAACCAAGAGATGGTTGTGGAACCATTATCCCAGGTTGATATTGCCCGTCCAGTTGACGCTTCAATAGTGATCGTTTTGGCGTCGGAGACCTTTGCAAGGAAGTTCAACGATACACCTATCTGGATCACCGGAATAGGATTCGCCACGGATAACTCCAACTTAGAGCTGGCCAATCTTGGGGAGGCAGGATACCTTAGAAAGGCATCAGCCACGGCGTTCCAAATGGCCAAGATCGAGTCACCACTGAAGGTTAACGGAGTGTTCGTAGATGATAGGTATAGCTATAAGGAACTACAGCACCTCGAGGCCATTGGTATTATGGATGTAGCAGAGAAGTTGAGGCAGGGATACTTTCACAGTGGAAGCTACTTACCAGTGAACCCAAAGGGAGGCCATCTAGCTAAGGGTTACCCACTCGAAGCTTCAGGTCTATCCCTAGTTCTGGACGCAGTGGAGTACCTGAGGGAGGGACAAGAGGCAGCCATAGTGGGGAGCTGGAGAGGGATACCCACTTTCACTGGAGGTGTGGTGGTGATGCAGAGATGAAGACCAACTTGAAGTACAGGAAAGTTGCGGCAATAGGTGCTGGAATGACGCAGTTTAGGAGGAGGGTTTTGGACACTCCACAGGAAATGGCTTGGGAGGCATCAAGGAAAGCTCTCGATGAGGCTGGACTTGAATTGAAAGACATCGACTGCGTGGTCATAGGCAGTGCACCAGACGCATTCGACGGTGTACACATGAAGGGTGAGTACTTAGCCCACGGAGCCGGAGGAATTGGAAAGCCAGTGAGTAGAGTCTACGTAGGAGGGGCAACAGGGGTGATGACAGCGATCTCTGGTTGGTACCATGTGGCAAGTGGGATGTGCAAGAAGGTATTAGCAGTGGCTGAGGAGAAAATGAGTCCAGGAAGGCCTCATCCCCAGGCCGTGTTTAGATATATCTGGGATCCTATCACTGAGAAACCGCTGAACCCAAATCTGATCTGGATTTTCGCCATGGAAATGCATAGATATATGTTCGTGAATAAGGTGAGCAAGGAAGAAATTGCCCTAGTCTCGGTGAAAAACAAGAGGAACGCCTCCAATAACCCTTACGCGCAACTTGGAGGAGAGATAACTGTGGACGACGTTCTAAGGAGCGAAGTACTAGTATGGCCCGTACAGCTCTTAGACGTGAGTCCAGTTAGCGATGGCGCTGCTGCTATGGTTTTCGTGGATGGAGACATCGCTAGGAGATATACAGATATTCCAATATGGGTAGAAGGAGTGGGATGGACCTTGGACAACACGTCCTGGCCAGGACGAGAATTGGCTTACCCTAGGTACCTCGAGAACGCGGCTAGGATGGCGTATACGATAGCTGGCATAGAGAGGCCACAGAAAGAGATAGATGTAGTTGAACCCTATGATCCCTTTGATTACAAGGAACTCCATCATTTAGAAGGGCTATTGTTGGCAAGGAAGGGAGAAGCTCCACTCCTACTGAAGGAGGGCTACTTCGATAGGGACGGGGAAATACCCAGTAGTCCCTCTGGAGGACTCTTAGGCGTGGGAAACCCCATTGCTGCTGCCGGGCTAATGAAGGTAATCAGTATCTATTGGCAACTCAAGGGAACCGCAGGTAAGATGCAAGTCAAGAAACCAGTCCACACCGGAGTAGCTCAAGCCTGGGGAGACCTGATGCAGGCCTCTACTGTTATCGTCATGAGAAATTAAGGTGAGATCATGGTTCACCCGTTAAAAGAAGAGGAAATGAAGGAGCACGAAACAGTGTCCCACAAACCCGAGGCTAAGTACTCCTACACGGCTGGACAGGCCCTGAGCGCCTTCCTTTTGGGACTTAAACAGGGGAAGATAATTGGGAGGAAGTGCCCCAAATGTGGGAGAGTATACGTCCCACCGAGGATGTACTGCGAGGATTGCTTCTATCCCACATCCCAATGGATAGAGGTTCAGGATGAGGGAATAGTTATGACAGCCGTTGCAAGTTTCATCTCCTGGACTAGGGACAGACTTGAGGAACCGGAGATAGTGGGCACAATAAGGCTTTTCCCCTCCTCTGCTAGAGATTACGTATATCCAGGGCTTTTCCATAGGATATGTTGTTCCTTCGATGACGTGAAGACCATGAGAATATTGGGCAAGATGGTTAAGGCCAAATGGAGACCCCAAGAGAAGAGAGTAGGCAGTGTAGATGACATAGAATGCTTTGAGGTGATATGAACGTCGTGGGATAAGGTTGGGAAAGAAAGCGAACTCCTGTCATGGAAAGACGTTATGGAGGTTGATAGATACGTCTACACCCTGGGGATAGATGGAGAGACCTTCATGCAGGGGCTTAAACAGGGGAAGATAATTGGGAGGAAGTGCCCCAAATGTGGGAGAGTATACGTCCCACCGAGGATGTACTGCGAGGATTGCTTCATCGAGAACAAAGATTACATCGAAGTACATGAACCATATCTCGACTCCTATACTGTGATTCACTACGATAACAGGGGGGCAAGACTTGAACCCTTAACCATTGGTCTTGTGAGATTTAAAGGGGTCTCAGGAGGTTTACTAGCTTTGGTCGATGGGAAGCCAGAGATTGGGAGAAAGGTTGAAATCGAGAGTTTCGATATACCTCTAAGGGTAAAGGTTGTATGATATGGAAGCCTGATAGGGAGTGGTTAGAGGAGAGTAATATTGGCAAATGGCTCCAGGAGAACGGCCAAAATCTAGCCCAGTTTCAGGAGTCTACTTGGAGACAACCACAACTTTTTTGGCCTACTTTCCTTGATAAGATAGGAGTCAATTTCAGTAAAAAACCAGAGAGGGTACTGGATCTCTCCCAAGGCAAAGAGAGGGCAAAATGGTTCGTTGGTGCGAGACTAAACGTGTCGAATATGTTAGATGACTCTCCTGAACCATTTGTGACCTCCATGGACGAGGAGGGGTACATCAAAACCTTTTCCAGGTCAGAGACCCTTCAATGGGCCAAATCTATCTCGAGCTGGCTAAAGAGAAACGGTTTATCCAAGGGTGATCGAGTGGGAGTTTACATGCCCATGACCGCAGAGATCGTTCCCATAATCCTTGGAATAGTGAGGGCGGGAATGGTCGTAGTGCCACTCTTCTCGGGCTATGGAAAGGAACCTATCAAGGTGAGGATGGAAGACAGCCAGACTAAGGCAATCTTCACCGTGGACACCTACGCGAGGAAGGGGAAGGAGATTGAACCCTTTAGAAATCTTGAAGATCTTAAAATACTGAAAATTGCTCTAATGAAAAAACATGAACTCAAAGAATACATAAATCTAAGAGAGGTAGTAAAGGAAGGTGGAGATGGATACGAGGAGACGGAATCTGAGGATCCGTTAATGATAATTTACACTTCTGGGACCACCGGGAAACCCAAGGGATGCGTTCA containing:
- a CDS encoding acyl-CoA dehydrogenase family protein, which gives rise to MDELLVSTVSDFARREIAKVAEKIDMEDFYPRELIYKMGELGILDPLHFGASLLDAMLCLIEIARISGSVALIQDVQGELVNAPLRKYGKGLEELTDELAKGRIIGSFALSEPCCGSDTTALKTTAKKVRDEWRINGEKMWITQGLYANVFLVAARDPDNKISAFLIRDSQCVEREKVEVEGNRGTGTAKLRFSECEAELIGNWEVIKYALNIGRIAISALSLGLSIGSMEEALMWARERQSFGKKLIEHQGIQWMFSDSMAEILSVRALLETAVNAFSKNWKESEYIVSSLKLLSSRIANQIVDRMVQILGGMGYAKSTRVERAHRDVRLTRIGEGTDEVQRIILSRHLEKVLNSL
- a CDS encoding thiolase domain-containing protein, which codes for MENVGIVGIGWYGFSTHVHDLSFREMMFEAAQRAFYDAGGMNPREQVDAFISCQEDFWEGIAISDEFAPDPIGGSMRPTMTVAGDGVQGLAHGIMLVNSGVADVVVVESHAKPSDIMTLPEVVELAMDPLYVRRAKIPNYHFIAGLDAMNFMHRTGVTREDLAEVVIKNRSNGLKTGRAPYASLMTRNDVLNQEMVVEPLSQVDIARPVDASIVIVLASETFARKFNDTPIWITGIGFATDNSNLELANLGEAGYLRKASATAFQMAKIESPLKVNGVFVDDRYSYKELQHLEAIGIMDVAEKLRQGYFHSGSYLPVNPKGGHLAKGYPLEASGLSLVLDAVEYLREGQEAAIVGSWRGIPTFTGGVVVMQR
- a CDS encoding Zn-ribbon domain-containing OB-fold protein, encoding MEVDRYVYTLGIDGETFMQGLKQGKIIGRKCPKCGRVYVPPRMYCEDCFIENKDYIEVHEPYLDSYTVIHYDNRGARLEPLTIGLVRFKGVSGGLLALVDGKPEIGRKVEIESFDIPLRVKVV
- a CDS encoding acyl-CoA dehydrogenase family protein, with the translated sequence MDFSFSEEETLFRENLREFLQKELRPIITRIDKEGIPHEFVKKASSLGIWAMTVSQEVGGQGAGFLMSTIASEEIARADFSMATAVLFLLESGWGYVLDKYGSKNLREEVLPKVTSGDWFLGVASTEPSGGSDVAGIRTVATKRDSAFVLNGQKIYISGVLEAERWGGGHLTLAKTDPGAGHRGISMFYVPTSTKGIEVSKIENMGRMGISTGIMRYANVEISQNNLVGQLNKGFYYAMDGFNHARVLVAGACIGAAEAILETGIEYIKQREVFSTKLKDYEAISFEAAELRTRLEMAKLLNYKAAWMMDRNPDSQETAMLAAMSKLTAPQVAFDISKAVMMWMGAYGYSKDALIEMGFRGIVSYLVGAEGAMNVMKLIIAKRLFQD
- a CDS encoding PaaI family thioesterase, whose translation is MNFPDRLGIRKEEERKGYVRMSMLTTEDHGNIHGTVHGAVIFALIDSAFEVISNQERKAVALNVEVHYRRPVPLGEKLIAEAWPESLGKTISLYRIKVLNSEGKVVAIATALSFSGH
- a CDS encoding Zn-ribbon domain-containing OB-fold protein; the protein is MVHPLKEEEMKEHETVSHKPEAKYSYTAGQALSAFLLGLKQGKIIGRKCPKCGRVYVPPRMYCEDCFYPTSQWIEVQDEGIVMTAVASFISWTRDRLEEPEIVGTIRLFPSSARDYVYPGLFHRICCSFDDVKTMRILGKMVKAKWRPQEKRVGSVDDIECFEVI
- a CDS encoding thiolase domain-containing protein is translated as MKTNLKYRKVAAIGAGMTQFRRRVLDTPQEMAWEASRKALDEAGLELKDIDCVVIGSAPDAFDGVHMKGEYLAHGAGGIGKPVSRVYVGGATGVMTAISGWYHVASGMCKKVLAVAEEKMSPGRPHPQAVFRYIWDPITEKPLNPNLIWIFAMEMHRYMFVNKVSKEEIALVSVKNKRNASNNPYAQLGGEITVDDVLRSEVLVWPVQLLDVSPVSDGAAAMVFVDGDIARRYTDIPIWVEGVGWTLDNTSWPGRELAYPRYLENAARMAYTIAGIERPQKEIDVVEPYDPFDYKELHHLEGLLLARKGEAPLLLKEGYFDRDGEIPSSPSGGLLGVGNPIAAAGLMKVISIYWQLKGTAGKMQVKKPVHTGVAQAWGDLMQASTVIVMRN